The following are from one region of the Thiocapsa rosea genome:
- a CDS encoding helicase-related protein yields MFAVKSAFDRGRKVLVLTQRTAHLDAILAALHDKGLDPIVLHGRMSRKQRGDRIAELGTLPQDEPRILLATGKLVGEGFDHPPLDTLVLAMPISWKGLSRNSGKALKYLKT; encoded by the coding sequence GTGTTCGCCGTGAAGAGCGCGTTCGACCGAGGACGCAAAGTCTTGGTGTTGACCCAGCGCACGGCTCACCTCGACGCGATCTTAGCCGCCCTTCACGACAAGGGCTTGGACCCAATCGTCCTGCACGGCCGAATGTCGAGAAAGCAACGTGGCGATCGGATCGCAGAGCTCGGTACGCTGCCGCAAGATGAACCGCGCATCCTTTTGGCAACGGGAAAGTTGGTCGGCGAAGGCTTCGACCACCCACCGTTGGATACCCTGGTCTTGGCGATGCCGATCTCGTGGAAAGGGCTCTCCCGGAATTCAGGGAAAGCGCTAAAATATTTAAAAACATGA
- a CDS encoding DUF29 family protein gives MTPLYEQDFSELQAAREIGVEETQFPAVCPFTVEQILDDHWPDAAA, from the coding sequence ATGACACCTCTTTACGAGCAGGATTTTTCCGAACTTCAGGCCGCACGGGAGATCGGCGTCGAGGAGACGCAGTTTCCCGCCGTATGCCCTTTCACCGTCGAACAGATACTGGATGATCACTGGCCCGATGCCGCCGCTTGA
- a CDS encoding DUF3375 domain-containing protein, translated as MDFATLDTLRTHHPAWRLLRSDHAPLVASFLNRVFVQPNVRVMAAADLAEALEDELYALRERLGEGSFPKSALDYLNDWAGPDKGWLRKFYARDSDEPQFDLTPATEKAIAWLGTLSERSFVGTESRLLTLFELLKQMSEGSEADPEKRIAELVKRRDEIDAEIARVLGGDVPLLDDTALKDRFQQFMQLARELLTDFREVEHNFRLLDRRVRERIALWEGAKGALLEEIMGERDAIADSDQGRSFRAFWDFLMSSRRQEELTELLDRVLALPPVAELKPDARTRRVHYDWLEAGEHTQRTVAQLSQQLRRFLDDQAWLENRRIMDILHGIEAKALALREHQPSGEVMRIAESAAAVELPMERPLYTPPLKPVIADLELQAGDADLDADALYAQVVVDRAQLARHIRHALQDRSQVTLRELTELRPLTQGLAELVAYLQLGSDAFKTTLDETTPEVIVWEAHASDGLAVRKTARLPRVIFVRER; from the coding sequence ATGGACTTCGCCACCCTCGACACCCTGCGCACCCACCACCCCGCGTGGCGGCTGTTGCGCTCGGATCATGCCCCGCTGGTGGCAAGCTTTCTGAACCGCGTCTTCGTGCAGCCCAATGTTCGGGTGATGGCGGCGGCGGATCTGGCCGAGGCGCTCGAAGACGAGTTGTATGCACTACGCGAGCGTCTCGGCGAGGGCAGCTTCCCCAAGTCGGCGTTGGACTATCTCAACGATTGGGCCGGCCCGGACAAGGGCTGGCTGCGCAAGTTCTACGCCCGTGACTCGGACGAGCCGCAATTCGATCTGACACCGGCGACCGAGAAGGCGATCGCCTGGCTCGGCACCCTCTCGGAACGCAGCTTCGTGGGGACAGAGTCGCGGCTCTTGACCCTGTTCGAGCTGCTCAAGCAGATGAGCGAGGGCAGCGAGGCCGATCCCGAGAAGCGCATCGCGGAGCTCGTCAAGCGGCGCGACGAGATCGATGCCGAGATCGCGCGGGTGCTGGGCGGCGACGTGCCGCTGCTGGACGACACGGCGCTGAAGGATCGCTTCCAGCAGTTTATGCAGTTGGCGCGCGAGCTGTTGACCGATTTCCGCGAGGTGGAGCACAACTTCCGTCTGCTCGATCGGCGGGTGCGCGAGCGAATCGCGCTCTGGGAGGGGGCGAAGGGCGCGCTCCTGGAAGAGATCATGGGCGAGCGCGACGCCATCGCCGACTCCGACCAAGGGCGCAGCTTCCGGGCCTTTTGGGATTTCCTCATGTCCAGTCGCCGGCAGGAGGAGCTGACCGAGCTGTTGGACCGGGTGCTCGCCCTGCCCCCGGTCGCGGAGCTGAAGCCGGATGCGCGCACCCGCCGGGTGCATTACGACTGGCTCGAGGCCGGCGAGCACACACAACGCACGGTCGCGCAGCTCTCACAGCAACTGCGGCGCTTTCTTGACGATCAGGCGTGGCTGGAGAACCGGCGCATCATGGACATCCTGCACGGGATCGAGGCGAAGGCGCTGGCCCTGCGCGAGCACCAGCCGAGCGGCGAGGTGATGCGCATCGCCGAGTCCGCCGCCGCGGTCGAGCTGCCGATGGAGCGTCCGCTCTACACCCCGCCCCTGAAGCCGGTGATCGCGGATCTGGAGCTGCAGGCGGGCGACGCCGATCTGGACGCCGATGCGCTCTATGCGCAGGTCGTGGTCGACCGCGCGCAGCTTGCGCGCCACATCCGCCACGCCTTGCAGGATCGCTCCCAGGTCACGCTGCGCGAGCTGACCGAGCTGCGGCCCTTGACGCAGGGCCTCGCGGAGCTCGTGGCCTATCTTCAGTTGGGCAGCGACGCCTTCAAGACGACGCTGGACGAGACGACCCCGGAGGTGATTGTCTGGGAGGCGCACGCGAGCGACGGCCTGGCGGTCCGAAAGACCGCCCGACTGCCCCGCGTCATCTTTGTCAGAGAGAGGTGA
- a CDS encoding DUF4194 domain-containing protein, whose amino-acid sequence MDDDQGQARDTPAVPAGAELSALVIGLLKGVLYREGDERLWGTLLDLQARVRDYVSVLGLELVLDEAEGYAFLKSRAETAEDEAAPKLPRLVARRPLSFPVSLLLALLRKKLAEFDAGGAETRLVLSRDEIVELVRVFLPQSSNEARLIDQIETHVNKVVELGFLRRLKTAGGSARGPDSYEVRRILKAFVDAQWLADFDARLAVYRAQVDPDKSA is encoded by the coding sequence ATGGACGACGACCAAGGACAGGCGCGGGACACCCCGGCGGTCCCGGCCGGGGCGGAGCTGTCCGCGCTGGTAATCGGTCTGCTCAAAGGGGTCCTCTATCGCGAGGGCGACGAGCGACTCTGGGGCACGCTGCTCGATCTGCAGGCGCGGGTGCGGGACTATGTGTCGGTGCTCGGACTGGAACTGGTGCTCGACGAGGCGGAAGGGTACGCGTTCCTCAAAAGCCGCGCCGAGACCGCCGAGGACGAGGCCGCGCCCAAGCTGCCGCGTCTGGTCGCGCGTCGGCCGCTGTCGTTTCCGGTCAGCCTCTTGCTGGCCTTGCTGCGCAAGAAGCTCGCCGAGTTCGATGCGGGCGGGGCCGAAACGCGCCTCGTGCTCTCGCGCGACGAGATCGTCGAGCTGGTACGGGTCTTCCTGCCCCAAAGCAGCAACGAGGCGAGACTCATCGACCAGATCGAGACCCACGTCAACAAGGTCGTCGAGCTGGGCTTCCTGCGCCGGCTCAAGACAGCCGGCGGCTCCGCCCGCGGCCCAGACAGCTACGAAGTGCGGCGGATCCTGAAGGCTTTCGTCGATGCCCAATGGTTGGCGGACTTCGACGCACGGCTGGCGGTCTATCGGGCGCAGGTCGATCCGGACAAAAGCGCTTGA
- a CDS encoding ISL3 family transposase produces MIDQSQLLRLLGLPQIAIDRVEITDAAVLEIHVHSTEEGTQCRSCGRRITEPHGLGEERRLRHLSIFEHRTEILIRPKRYRCPDCRDHPTTTQRVDWYDPRSGFTRAFEHSLMRALINSTLEDVAHKEAVTPEHLDGILDRCVPSQIDWTTLTALPVLGLDEIALTKGHGNFVVIVSARVEDTLSILAVLKDRKRATIEAFLRTIPKSLRRTVRVVCTDLYSGFIGAAKAVFGTHVAICADRFHVARLYRDAVETLRKTELRRLKRDLSKTEYGGLKNVHWILRKRESDLSAEERRIRARLFAYSPQLAQAHALSQALTEVYDMPLSKGQAKRKLSGWMRRVKNAEMTCFQSFLKTLRRHWDEITNYFTERHTSGFVEGLNNKIKVLKRRCYGLSNLRRLYQRVYLDLCGYRVFAR; encoded by the coding sequence ATGATTGACCAGAGCCAACTCCTGCGCCTGCTCGGACTGCCGCAGATCGCCATCGACCGCGTCGAGATCACGGACGCCGCTGTGCTGGAAATTCATGTGCACAGCACCGAGGAGGGCACGCAGTGCCGGAGCTGCGGCCGACGCATCACTGAGCCGCATGGACTCGGTGAAGAACGGCGGTTGCGCCATCTGTCGATCTTCGAGCATCGCACCGAAATTCTCATTCGTCCCAAACGGTATCGCTGCCCCGATTGCCGGGATCATCCCACCACCACCCAACGGGTGGACTGGTACGACCCGCGCAGCGGCTTCACCCGTGCGTTCGAACACAGCCTGATGCGCGCCCTGATCAACAGCACCCTGGAAGACGTCGCGCACAAGGAGGCCGTCACCCCGGAGCACCTCGACGGTATTCTCGATCGGTGCGTCCCGAGCCAGATCGACTGGACGACGCTCACGGCGCTGCCCGTGCTCGGGCTCGACGAGATCGCCTTGACCAAAGGCCACGGCAATTTCGTGGTGATCGTCAGCGCCAGGGTCGAGGACACCCTGAGCATCCTCGCCGTGCTCAAGGACCGTAAGCGCGCGACCATCGAGGCGTTTTTGCGCACGATCCCAAAATCCTTGCGGCGCACCGTTCGCGTCGTGTGCACCGACCTGTACAGCGGCTTCATCGGTGCGGCCAAGGCCGTCTTCGGCACGCACGTCGCCATCTGCGCCGATCGCTTCCATGTCGCGCGTTTGTATCGCGACGCCGTGGAGACGTTGCGCAAGACAGAACTGCGCCGGCTCAAGCGCGACCTGTCGAAAACCGAGTACGGCGGGCTCAAGAACGTCCATTGGATCCTGCGCAAGCGCGAATCCGACTTGAGCGCCGAGGAACGGCGGATCCGCGCCCGGTTGTTCGCCTATTCCCCGCAACTCGCGCAAGCTCATGCCCTCAGCCAAGCCCTCACCGAGGTCTACGACATGCCCCTGTCCAAAGGTCAGGCCAAGCGCAAACTCAGTGGCTGGATGCGACGGGTCAAGAACGCCGAGATGACGTGTTTTCAATCCTTCCTGAAAACGTTGCGCCGTCATTGGGACGAGATCACCAATTATTTTACCGAACGACACACGAGCGGTTTCGTCGAAGGTCTCAACAACAAGATCAAAGTATTAAAACGGCGGTGCTATGGCTTGAGCAACCTGCGCCGGCTCTACCAGAGGGTGTACCTCGATCTGTGCGGTTATCGGGTTTTCGCGCGCTGA